The Microbacterium foliorum genome has a window encoding:
- a CDS encoding ABC transporter substrate-binding protein: MNIIRTHAARRASAAVVAAGLLVGGLAACAPAADEASNEPITAEGTDDGTTLTLWTRAPIERQAKLLVDAYNASHENQVELTVVPNDDYVAKVGAAAGSGGLPDLFAADIVYVPNWAQQGLFQDMSEQIDGLDFKDEINPGHLAAGTVDDAEYVLPFALDLSMLFWNKELFAEAGLDPEKAPATLEEFSEAAMAVQALNKPDTYGTATGLNCGGCLVFTWFPSIWASGDEVMNDDGTESLLDGDSAQAVYDTWAGLEEAGAVLPSSTDEAGPTWTAAFSEGKVGVMPFPATLLPSLDFDAGVAGIPGVDGGVSTFVGGDGIGISKDSKKAAQAWNFLNWMMSEDAQVEVLAKDGNAVSRGDLADNEYSSADPRLVTINEVAAKGDTPVALNFQQAFNAPGSPWLTLIRNAVLNGEDSVPADNEEITAILSQ; the protein is encoded by the coding sequence ATGAACATCATCCGCACACACGCCGCGCGCCGCGCATCCGCCGCCGTCGTCGCGGCCGGCCTGCTGGTCGGCGGCCTCGCCGCCTGCGCACCCGCCGCAGACGAGGCCTCGAACGAGCCGATCACGGCGGAGGGGACCGACGACGGCACGACGCTGACGCTGTGGACCCGCGCGCCCATCGAGCGCCAGGCCAAGCTGCTCGTCGACGCCTACAACGCGAGCCACGAGAACCAGGTCGAGCTCACGGTCGTGCCCAACGACGACTACGTCGCCAAGGTCGGCGCCGCAGCCGGCTCGGGAGGGCTGCCCGACCTCTTCGCCGCCGACATCGTCTACGTGCCGAACTGGGCCCAGCAGGGACTCTTCCAGGACATGTCCGAGCAGATCGACGGCCTCGACTTCAAAGACGAGATCAACCCCGGCCACCTGGCGGCGGGCACGGTCGACGACGCGGAGTACGTGCTGCCGTTCGCCCTCGACCTCTCGATGCTCTTCTGGAACAAGGAGCTCTTCGCCGAGGCGGGCCTCGACCCCGAGAAGGCACCCGCCACGCTCGAGGAGTTCTCCGAGGCGGCCATGGCCGTGCAGGCTCTGAACAAGCCCGACACCTACGGCACGGCGACGGGCCTGAACTGCGGCGGATGCCTGGTGTTCACCTGGTTCCCCTCGATCTGGGCATCCGGTGACGAGGTCATGAACGACGACGGCACCGAGTCGCTGCTCGACGGAGACTCCGCCCAGGCGGTGTACGACACGTGGGCCGGGCTCGAAGAGGCCGGAGCCGTGCTCCCCAGCTCGACGGATGAGGCCGGCCCCACCTGGACGGCCGCGTTCAGCGAGGGCAAGGTCGGCGTGATGCCCTTCCCCGCCACCCTGCTCCCGTCTCTCGACTTCGACGCCGGCGTCGCCGGCATCCCCGGTGTCGACGGAGGCGTCTCGACCTTCGTCGGAGGCGACGGGATCGGCATCTCGAAGGACTCGAAGAAGGCGGCGCAGGCCTGGAACTTCCTCAACTGGATGATGTCGGAGGACGCTCAGGTCGAGGTGCTCGCGAAAGACGGCAACGCCGTGTCGCGCGGTGACCTCGCCGACAACGAGTACTCCTCCGCCGACCCGAGGCTCGTCACGATCAACGAGGTGGCGGCCAAGGGCGACACCCCGGTGGCGCTCAACTTCCAGCAGGCCTTCAACGCTCCGGGCAGCCCCTGGCTCACGCTGATCCGCAACGCGGTGCTCAACGGCGAGGACTCGGTGCCGGCCGACAACGAGGAGATCACCGCGATCCTCTCGCAGTGA
- a CDS encoding carbohydrate ABC transporter permease, with translation MTQTAPLLRRRRPRTAFGGPVQGWLYAAPTAIFVALLFVVPLVLVVQMSASDWPLLSGNRGINFPENYADAVTHRLFWDSIRFTLLYTVITTVILIGLGLGLALLVQESTRWKGFLRTAFLIPSALGLASASLLFYVLYSPIAGPFAGLMKSWGITFLGTPEGALWSTIFLIVWRFAGFYMLLMLVGLQGIPDDIYEAARIDGSSAWQTFRHITVPLLTPTFALTTVMCVTGSLLAFEQFYILTKGGPDNSTMTVVQLIYNVAFQGQNSLGIAGALSVIVLLALIVINVFQLRAFRRPDES, from the coding sequence ATGACCCAGACCGCACCCCTCTTGCGGCGCCGCAGACCGCGCACCGCGTTCGGCGGCCCGGTGCAGGGCTGGCTCTATGCCGCCCCCACCGCGATCTTCGTCGCCCTGCTGTTCGTCGTGCCGCTGGTGCTGGTGGTGCAGATGTCGGCCTCCGATTGGCCTCTGCTCAGCGGCAACCGGGGCATCAACTTCCCCGAGAACTACGCGGATGCCGTCACCCACCGCCTCTTCTGGGACTCGATCCGCTTCACGCTGCTCTACACCGTCATCACGACCGTCATCCTGATCGGTCTCGGCCTCGGGCTCGCCCTGCTCGTGCAGGAGTCGACGCGGTGGAAGGGCTTCCTGCGCACCGCCTTCCTGATCCCCAGCGCGCTCGGCCTCGCGTCGGCGTCGCTGCTGTTCTACGTGCTGTACTCCCCCATCGCCGGCCCCTTCGCCGGCCTGATGAAGTCGTGGGGCATCACGTTCCTCGGCACGCCGGAGGGGGCGCTGTGGTCGACGATCTTCCTCATCGTGTGGCGCTTCGCCGGCTTCTACATGCTGCTGATGCTCGTGGGCCTGCAGGGCATCCCCGACGACATCTACGAGGCCGCACGCATAGACGGCTCGAGCGCGTGGCAGACCTTCCGTCACATCACGGTGCCGCTGCTCACGCCGACGTTCGCGCTCACCACCGTGATGTGCGTGACCGGGTCGCTGCTCGCCTTCGAGCAGTTCTACATCCTCACCAAGGGTGGTCCGGACAACAGCACCATGACGGTCGTGCAGCTCATCTACAACGTGGCCTTCCAGGGCCAGAACAGCCTCGGCATCGCCGGAGCCCTCTCGGTGATCGTGCTGCTCGCACTCATCGTCATCAACGTCTTCCAGCTGCGCGCGTTCCGCCGCCCCGATGAGAGCTGA
- a CDS encoding carbohydrate ABC transporter permease, which yields MTETLTRTIVAPNSQPTTPRYRSTAMRVIFGIPYWVFTTALAVIFLYPLIWTGVSSLSPVAGTSQTDGWGFGNYIALGDYQAGIWVYLGNSLFVSVLTVALTLFISLLGGYAFARFSFPGKNALFLLTLAILMVPYATLLIPLYVILNAVGLQNSLVGVALVITMFQLPFSMFMMRISFESIPKEMDEAAMVDGCSSWGALWRVLLPAVKPGLVTVGLFAFLTAWNDFMAPLILINDTNRMTLPLAVANLRGQVQGVVDYGATEAGVVVLALPCILLFLILQRHYVRGFMSGAFKG from the coding sequence ATGACCGAAACACTCACCCGCACGATCGTCGCGCCGAACAGCCAGCCCACCACTCCGCGCTACCGCTCGACGGCGATGCGGGTCATCTTCGGCATCCCGTACTGGGTGTTCACGACCGCACTCGCCGTGATCTTCCTCTACCCCCTCATCTGGACGGGTGTGTCGTCGCTCAGCCCTGTGGCCGGCACCAGTCAGACCGACGGCTGGGGCTTCGGCAACTACATCGCCCTCGGCGACTACCAGGCCGGCATCTGGGTGTACCTCGGCAACTCGCTGTTCGTCTCGGTGCTCACCGTCGCGCTCACCCTGTTCATCTCGCTGCTGGGCGGCTACGCGTTCGCGCGCTTCTCGTTCCCCGGCAAGAACGCGCTGTTCCTGCTGACCCTCGCGATCCTGATGGTGCCGTATGCCACGCTGCTGATCCCGCTGTACGTGATCCTGAACGCGGTCGGCCTGCAGAACTCGCTCGTCGGCGTCGCCCTCGTGATCACGATGTTCCAGCTGCCGTTCTCGATGTTCATGATGCGCATCTCGTTCGAGTCGATCCCGAAGGAGATGGACGAGGCGGCGATGGTCGACGGATGCTCGAGCTGGGGCGCCCTCTGGCGCGTGCTGCTGCCCGCGGTCAAGCCCGGCCTCGTGACCGTCGGACTGTTCGCGTTCCTCACCGCGTGGAACGACTTCATGGCCCCGCTGATCCTCATCAACGACACCAACCGCATGACGCTGCCGCTCGCGGTCGCGAACCTCCGAGGACAGGTGCAGGGAGTGGTCGACTACGGCGCCACCGAGGCGGGGGTCGTCGTGCTGGCGCTCCCCTGCATCCTGCTCTTCCTGATCCTGCAACGACACTACGTGCGCGGATTCATGTCCGGCGCCTTCAAGGGATGA
- a CDS encoding glycoside hydrolase family 127 protein — protein MTMFDTTTPAAPVVPTRGRLRPLGLDEVSITGGFWGERQAVNGSATLAHIESRLESEGWLPNFDLAAAGSLPAGRRGREFSDSEIYKYLEALAWEIGRTDAGADDDLERRFRRIVERVGAAQEPDGYLDTMFGRAGQDERWTALQWGHELYCLGHLFQAAVARIRTRPEADDGLIDIARRAADLVCREFGADGRDAICGHSEVEVGLAELGRALGERRYIDQAALFVERHGRGSLGEIEWGRSYFQDDVSVRDAEALRGHAVRANYLASGATDVAVERDDAALLDALRGQWDRTVERRTYVTGGQGSHHQDEAFGDDWELPPDRAYSETCAGIGSVMFSWRLLLATGEAQYADLIERTLFNVVATSPGSDGRSFFYANTLHQRTPGIPADPDATSPRASSSLRAPWFEVSCCPPNVARTFASLAAYVATADDDGVQLHQYAPAQVRTSLPDGRAVAFDVATGYPVDGTIRITVVEDAEFVLTLRVPSWASGAALRVTTGAGVSEEPVLPGTVAVERAFRVGDVVELVLPLVARVSTPDPMIDAVRGCVVVERGPEVWALESVDFGADVAEAVVAGDPVEVEGRVALPLRRRSSGDVATVPLVPYHDWAQRGPSTMRVWVPTV, from the coding sequence ATGACCATGTTCGACACCACCACACCCGCCGCTCCGGTGGTCCCCACCCGCGGACGCCTGCGCCCTCTCGGCCTCGACGAGGTCTCGATCACCGGTGGATTCTGGGGCGAGCGGCAGGCCGTCAACGGGTCGGCCACGCTCGCGCACATCGAATCGCGACTCGAATCGGAGGGCTGGCTGCCCAACTTCGACCTCGCGGCCGCCGGCTCGCTGCCGGCCGGACGCCGCGGACGCGAGTTCTCCGACTCCGAGATCTACAAGTACCTCGAGGCGCTCGCGTGGGAGATCGGCCGCACGGATGCCGGGGCCGACGACGACCTCGAGCGGCGATTCCGTCGCATCGTCGAGCGGGTCGGCGCCGCGCAGGAACCCGACGGGTACCTCGACACGATGTTCGGACGCGCGGGTCAGGACGAACGGTGGACAGCGCTGCAGTGGGGCCACGAGCTGTACTGCCTCGGACACCTGTTCCAGGCGGCCGTCGCGCGGATCCGCACGCGACCCGAGGCGGATGACGGGCTGATCGACATCGCCCGCCGCGCCGCCGACCTCGTCTGCCGCGAGTTCGGCGCGGACGGACGCGACGCGATCTGCGGGCACTCCGAGGTCGAGGTGGGCCTGGCGGAGCTGGGCCGAGCGCTCGGCGAGAGGCGCTACATCGATCAGGCCGCCCTGTTCGTCGAGCGGCACGGCCGCGGCTCGCTGGGCGAGATCGAGTGGGGACGCAGCTACTTCCAGGACGACGTGTCGGTGCGCGACGCCGAGGCGCTTCGCGGGCATGCCGTGCGGGCGAACTATCTGGCGTCCGGGGCGACCGATGTCGCGGTCGAGCGTGACGACGCCGCGCTGCTCGACGCGCTGCGGGGCCAGTGGGACCGCACGGTCGAGCGCCGCACCTACGTGACCGGCGGCCAGGGTTCGCACCATCAGGACGAGGCCTTCGGCGACGACTGGGAGCTGCCGCCGGACCGCGCCTATTCCGAGACCTGCGCGGGCATCGGCTCGGTGATGTTCTCGTGGCGTCTGCTGCTGGCGACCGGCGAGGCGCAGTACGCCGACCTGATCGAGCGCACGCTGTTCAACGTGGTCGCGACCTCTCCGGGGTCGGACGGCCGCTCGTTCTTCTACGCCAACACGCTGCATCAGCGCACGCCGGGGATTCCCGCAGACCCGGACGCGACCTCCCCCCGCGCCTCGTCATCGCTGCGGGCACCGTGGTTCGAGGTGTCCTGCTGCCCCCCGAACGTGGCGCGCACCTTCGCGAGCCTCGCCGCCTACGTCGCGACGGCCGATGACGACGGCGTGCAGCTGCACCAGTACGCCCCCGCACAGGTGCGCACAAGCTTGCCCGACGGACGAGCCGTGGCCTTCGACGTCGCGACCGGGTATCCCGTCGACGGCACCATCCGGATCACGGTCGTCGAGGACGCGGAGTTCGTGCTGACGCTGCGGGTGCCTTCCTGGGCGTCGGGCGCGGCGCTGCGGGTGACGACGGGAGCGGGGGTTTCGGAGGAGCCGGTGCTGCCGGGGACCGTGGCGGTGGAGCGGGCGTTCCGCGTCGGCGACGTCGTCGAGCTCGTGCTGCCCCTGGTCGCACGGGTGAGCACGCCGGACCCCATGATCGACGCGGTACGCGGATGCGTGGTCGTCGAGCGCGGGCCGGAGGTGTGGGCGCTGGAATCGGTCGACTTCGGGGCGGATGTGGCAGAGGCCGTCGTCGCCGGAGACCCTGTCGAGGTCGAGGGACGGGTGGCGCTGCCGCTGCGGCGCCGGTCGTCGGGCGACGTCGCCACGGTGCCGCTGGTGCCGTATCACGACTGGGCGCAGCGCGGCCCTTCGACCATGCGGGTCTGGGTGCCGACGGTCTGA
- a CDS encoding ABC transporter permease, producing MSVIAAAPVQSSGPSFMDRARRQLTANPSVVPTIASVIIFVGMIVYGEIAYGKIVQASTLSNLLINNAHLIVLAVALTFVILTGGIDLSVGSVIAVSSVAGVMLSNAGWNPLLVIVLMVVIGGLFGLVSGILIRYFNVQPFIATLAMMFLGRGLASLLSTKPEQLPADSPIRLIAEKIKIIDGPKVNDLVITPAVIIAIVVVLVAFFVLHRTRTGRTVYAIGGSENSALLMGLPVPRTKVLVYVISGSLAGLAAVLYTARLGTAQNITGIGWELDAIAAAVIGGTVLTGAYGYVLGSVVGALVLGLMTVLITRDGGIPPEMTTIITGGILLVFVLLQRVVTRKKE from the coding sequence ATGAGCGTCATCGCAGCAGCACCAGTCCAGAGTTCCGGCCCGAGCTTCATGGATCGGGCGCGTCGCCAGCTCACGGCGAATCCCTCGGTCGTGCCGACCATCGCCTCGGTGATCATCTTCGTCGGCATGATCGTCTACGGCGAGATCGCCTACGGGAAGATCGTGCAGGCGAGCACGCTGTCGAACCTGCTGATCAACAACGCGCACCTCATCGTGCTCGCGGTCGCGCTGACCTTCGTCATCCTCACCGGCGGCATCGACCTGTCGGTCGGCTCGGTCATCGCGGTCTCATCCGTCGCGGGGGTCATGCTCTCGAACGCCGGGTGGAATCCGCTCCTCGTCATCGTGCTCATGGTCGTCATCGGCGGGCTCTTCGGGCTCGTCTCGGGCATCTTGATCCGGTACTTCAACGTGCAACCGTTCATCGCGACCCTCGCCATGATGTTCCTCGGACGCGGTCTCGCGTCGCTGCTGAGCACCAAGCCCGAGCAGCTGCCCGCGGATTCGCCGATCCGTCTGATCGCCGAGAAGATCAAGATCATCGACGGACCGAAGGTGAACGACCTCGTCATCACCCCGGCCGTGATCATCGCGATCGTCGTCGTGCTTGTCGCCTTCTTCGTGCTGCACCGCACCCGCACAGGGCGCACCGTCTACGCGATCGGCGGATCCGAGAACTCCGCCCTGCTGATGGGTCTCCCCGTGCCGCGCACCAAGGTCCTCGTCTACGTCATCAGCGGCTCGCTCGCCGGTCTCGCAGCCGTGCTCTACACGGCCCGCCTCGGCACGGCCCAGAACATCACCGGCATCGGGTGGGAGCTCGACGCGATCGCCGCCGCGGTCATCGGAGGAACGGTCCTCACCGGTGCCTACGGCTACGTGCTCGGCTCGGTCGTCGGAGCGCTCGTGCTCGGGCTCATGACCGTGCTCATCACGCGCGACGGCGGCATCCCTCCCGAGATGACCACCATCATCACGGGCGGCATCCTGCTGGTGTTCGTGCTGCTGCAGCGGGTGGTGACGCGCAAGAAGGAGTAG
- a CDS encoding ABC transporter permease — protein MSASARASVWRDLIRKPFFWGIVAIVALLALNVLKDPTYLAITINPNNGNLVGNLIDILRQAAPIMMIAVGMSLVIATGGIDLSVGSLMAVAGAVSMEFLAAANDSGSVGVALSAVGLALLVTAILGAVNGILVAYVGLQPFIATLVLMLAGRGIAKVITGGQNTAASSDPFRWIANGFVIGIPVVFILAVVIVLVVAWVVRRSALGLMIEAIGINPKASRMAGIKPKGLLLTTYVLSGILAGIAGVMSVGSVMTVDISRTGYQLELDAILAVVIGGASLAGGKFSLSGAFVGALLIATLDKTVLFLGVSSSATPAFKAIVIVAICLLQSERVRSWFQRRKKAQTPSPRVEIVKEAAA, from the coding sequence ATGAGCGCATCCGCTCGTGCGTCCGTATGGCGCGACCTGATCCGCAAGCCGTTCTTCTGGGGGATCGTCGCGATCGTCGCACTGCTCGCCCTGAACGTGCTCAAGGATCCGACCTACCTCGCGATCACGATCAACCCGAACAACGGAAACCTCGTCGGCAACCTGATCGACATCCTCCGCCAGGCCGCGCCCATCATGATGATCGCGGTCGGCATGTCGCTCGTGATCGCGACCGGTGGCATCGACCTCTCGGTCGGCTCGCTGATGGCGGTCGCCGGAGCGGTGTCGATGGAGTTCCTCGCGGCAGCCAACGATTCCGGCTCTGTCGGCGTCGCCCTCTCGGCTGTGGGTCTGGCGCTGCTCGTCACCGCCATCCTCGGCGCGGTGAACGGCATCCTCGTCGCGTACGTCGGGCTGCAACCCTTCATTGCGACGCTCGTGCTCATGCTCGCCGGGCGAGGCATCGCCAAGGTCATCACCGGTGGCCAGAACACGGCGGCGTCGAGCGATCCCTTCCGCTGGATCGCGAACGGTTTCGTCATCGGCATCCCTGTGGTCTTCATCCTCGCCGTGGTGATCGTCCTGGTCGTCGCGTGGGTGGTGCGCCGCAGCGCCCTCGGTCTCATGATCGAGGCCATCGGCATCAACCCCAAGGCGAGCCGGATGGCCGGGATCAAGCCGAAGGGCCTCCTGCTCACGACCTACGTGCTCAGCGGCATCCTCGCGGGCATCGCCGGGGTGATGTCGGTCGGCAGCGTCATGACGGTCGACATCTCACGCACCGGCTACCAGCTCGAGCTCGACGCGATCCTCGCCGTCGTCATCGGCGGCGCCTCGCTCGCGGGTGGCAAGTTCTCGCTCAGCGGCGCCTTCGTCGGCGCCCTCCTGATCGCGACCCTCGACAAGACCGTGCTGTTCCTCGGCGTCTCGTCGTCGGCCACCCCGGCATTCAAGGCGATCGTGATCGTCGCCATCTGCCTGCTGCAGTCCGAGCGGGTGCGCAGCTGGTTCCAACGTCGCAAGAAGGCGCAGACGCCTTCGCCGCGAGTCGAGATCGTGAAGGAGGCTGCAGCATGA
- a CDS encoding sugar ABC transporter ATP-binding protein has translation MNEELPIVEMRGITIEFPGVKALDGVDFRLFQGEVHALMGENGAGKSTLIKALTGVYRIDAGSIVVAGQERSFGGTGDAQAAGISTVYQEVNLAPNLTIGENVMLGHEVRGLFGVNWRATHRAATEALARLGLDHLDTRQPLSTLSIAMQQLVAISRAMAIKAKVLILDEPTSSLDAAEVEGLFTVMRTLRDQGVAILFVSHFLDQIYAISDRLTVLRNGQYEGEYLTRDLDRHALISRMIGKDLDTLKSLGGNRRTTPRDADEAAFLSASGISRSGAVHATDLDIRPGEVVGFAGLLGSGRTELARLLYGADRSESGQITVKGRKVDLSSPSAALSHRIAFSTENRRDEGIIGDLTIRENIILAVQAKRGWARPMPRKEQDAIVDKYIAALNVRPADPERMIKNLSGGNQQKVLLGRWLATEPELLILDEPTRGIDVGAKAEIQEAVAELADQGVAVVFVSSELEEVVRLSERIVVLKDHSKIGEIQNGPEVTAQEIVDVIAAHGVEAAATTLEQELDAIEVVHVAPAAASDVQPETLEGETR, from the coding sequence ATGAACGAAGAACTGCCCATCGTCGAGATGCGCGGGATCACCATCGAATTCCCCGGAGTGAAGGCGCTCGACGGAGTCGACTTCCGCCTCTTCCAGGGTGAGGTGCACGCCCTCATGGGTGAGAACGGCGCCGGCAAGTCGACGCTGATCAAAGCCCTCACCGGTGTCTACCGGATCGACGCCGGATCGATCGTCGTCGCCGGTCAGGAGCGCAGCTTCGGCGGCACGGGCGACGCGCAGGCCGCCGGGATCTCGACCGTCTACCAGGAGGTGAACCTCGCCCCCAACCTCACCATCGGTGAGAACGTCATGCTCGGGCACGAAGTGCGCGGACTCTTCGGAGTCAACTGGCGGGCCACGCATCGCGCCGCCACCGAGGCGCTCGCCCGTCTCGGGCTGGACCACCTCGACACCCGTCAGCCTCTCTCGACCCTCTCGATCGCGATGCAGCAACTCGTCGCGATCAGCCGGGCCATGGCGATCAAGGCCAAGGTCCTCATCCTCGACGAGCCGACCTCCAGCCTCGACGCCGCAGAGGTCGAAGGACTCTTCACCGTGATGCGCACCCTGCGCGACCAGGGCGTCGCGATCCTCTTCGTCTCGCACTTCCTCGACCAGATCTACGCGATCAGCGACCGGCTCACGGTCCTACGCAACGGACAGTACGAGGGCGAGTACCTCACCCGCGACCTCGACAGGCATGCCCTCATCTCCCGGATGATCGGCAAGGACCTCGACACCCTGAAGTCCCTCGGCGGCAACCGTCGCACCACCCCGCGCGACGCCGACGAAGCGGCCTTCCTCTCGGCCTCCGGCATCTCCCGCTCCGGTGCCGTGCACGCCACCGACCTCGACATCCGTCCGGGGGAGGTCGTCGGCTTCGCCGGGCTCCTCGGCTCCGGACGTACGGAGCTCGCGCGTCTGCTCTACGGCGCAGATCGCAGCGAGTCCGGCCAGATCACCGTCAAGGGGCGCAAGGTCGACCTCTCCTCGCCGTCTGCCGCACTCTCGCACCGCATCGCCTTCTCGACCGAGAACCGGCGGGACGAGGGCATCATCGGCGATCTCACGATCCGCGAGAACATCATCCTCGCCGTCCAGGCCAAGCGCGGGTGGGCGCGGCCCATGCCGCGCAAGGAGCAGGACGCGATCGTCGACAAGTACATCGCCGCACTCAACGTGCGCCCGGCCGATCCGGAGCGCATGATCAAGAACCTCTCTGGCGGCAACCAGCAGAAGGTGCTCCTCGGACGCTGGCTCGCCACCGAGCCGGAACTGCTCATCCTGGATGAGCCCACCCGCGGCATCGACGTCGGTGCCAAGGCCGAGATCCAGGAGGCCGTCGCGGAGCTCGCCGACCAGGGCGTCGCCGTCGTCTTCGTCTCATCCGAGCTCGAAGAGGTCGTGCGCCTGTCCGAGCGGATCGTCGTGCTCAAGGACCACAGCAAGATCGGTGAGATCCAGAACGGTCCCGAAGTCACCGCGCAGGAGATCGTCGACGTGATCGCCGCCCACGGTGTGGAGGCCGCGGCGACGACTCTCGAGCAGGAGCTCGACGCGATCGAGGTCGTCCACGTCGCACCCGCCGCCGCTTCCGATGTGCAGCCCGAGACCCTCGAGGGGGAGACCCGATGA
- a CDS encoding substrate-binding domain-containing protein, which produces MSAMKRTRTVLGLVAVGTLALGLAACSTGGTDDAAAPGDSGELTTVGFVAVGPEGAWRQANESNIQDTFTEEAGFNLKYAPATNLDQKSQIDAFTSFVDEDVDVILLSATEASGWEDSLKLAQEAEIPVILLDRGIEPDDTSLYVTRIAPDNVEVAKEVGTWAAAEFPDGGNYVVLEGPAGVGVVNERNQGFDEGLGGSTLNKVDAQTANWSAEEGKSVFETMLKANNNDIQFVFAQNDEMGLGAAQAAEEAGLVIGTDVKIATIDGTKNAMQALADGQLSYVHEYNPLFGETALDVVKKALAGDSVESYIIVPSEAFDSAEAAKAVLADRKY; this is translated from the coding sequence ATGTCTGCAATGAAGCGCACTCGTACAGTTCTGGGGCTCGTCGCCGTCGGAACGCTCGCGCTCGGTCTGGCCGCATGCTCGACCGGAGGAACCGACGACGCCGCCGCCCCCGGCGACTCGGGCGAGCTCACCACGGTCGGCTTCGTCGCCGTCGGCCCCGAAGGGGCATGGCGTCAGGCGAACGAGAGCAACATCCAGGACACGTTCACGGAGGAGGCCGGCTTCAACCTGAAGTACGCCCCCGCCACGAACCTCGACCAGAAGTCGCAGATCGACGCGTTCACGTCGTTCGTCGACGAGGACGTCGACGTGATCCTCCTGTCGGCGACCGAGGCCAGCGGCTGGGAAGACTCCCTCAAGCTCGCCCAGGAGGCCGAGATCCCGGTGATCCTGCTCGACCGCGGCATCGAGCCCGACGACACGAGCCTGTACGTCACCCGCATCGCGCCCGACAACGTCGAGGTCGCCAAGGAGGTCGGAACCTGGGCAGCGGCCGAGTTCCCCGACGGCGGCAACTACGTCGTCCTCGAGGGTCCTGCCGGTGTCGGCGTCGTGAACGAGCGCAACCAGGGCTTCGACGAGGGCCTCGGCGGCTCCACGCTGAACAAGGTCGACGCGCAGACCGCCAACTGGTCGGCAGAAGAGGGCAAGAGCGTCTTCGAGACCATGCTCAAGGCCAACAACAACGACATCCAGTTCGTCTTCGCCCAGAACGACGAGATGGGTCTCGGCGCAGCCCAGGCTGCAGAGGAAGCCGGTCTGGTCATCGGCACCGACGTGAAGATCGCCACGATCGACGGCACCAAGAACGCGATGCAGGCGCTCGCCGACGGTCAGCTCAGCTACGTGCACGAGTACAACCCGCTGTTCGGTGAGACCGCACTCGATGTCGTCAAGAAGGCTCTTGCCGGCGACTCGGTCGAGTCCTACATCATCGTTCCGAGCGAGGCGTTCGACTCGGCAGAAGCGGCCAAGGCCGTTCTGGCGGACCGCAAGTACTGA